In Flavobacterium endoglycinae, one DNA window encodes the following:
- the can gene encoding carbonate dehydratase, whose product MREFYKQILENNKKWVEDSLAKDPNYFADLAKGQSPPLLWIGCSDSRVPANEIIGAKPGEVFVHRNIANMVVHSDMNMLSVLDYAVNVLKVKHVIVCGHYGCGGVKAAMGKQSVGIIDNWLRHIKDEYRLHDKYLNSIEDETERFNTFVEINAKEQVYNLAKTSIVQGAWKNGQDLMLHGWVYGLNSGFVTDLNVTISSNEELDEVYQLDL is encoded by the coding sequence ATGAGAGAGTTTTATAAACAAATACTTGAGAACAACAAGAAATGGGTCGAGGATTCGTTAGCGAAAGATCCTAATTATTTTGCTGATTTGGCAAAAGGACAATCTCCGCCTTTATTATGGATTGGTTGTTCTGACAGCCGTGTTCCTGCAAACGAAATTATCGGTGCTAAACCAGGTGAAGTTTTCGTGCACAGAAATATTGCCAACATGGTAGTGCACTCAGATATGAACATGTTAAGTGTACTGGATTATGCAGTAAATGTTTTAAAAGTAAAACACGTGATTGTATGCGGACATTACGGATGCGGCGGTGTTAAAGCGGCAATGGGTAAACAATCAGTTGGAATTATTGATAACTGGCTTCGTCACATTAAAGATGAATACCGTTTACACGACAAGTATTTGAACTCTATTGAAGACGAAACAGAGCGTTTCAACACATTCGTAGAAATCAACGCAAAAGAACAGGTTTACAATCTGGCAAAAACTTCAATTGTGCAGGGCGCTTGGAAAAATGGCCAAGATTTAATGCTTCACGGATGGGTGTACGGATTAAATTCTGGTTTCGTAACCGATTTAAATGTAACGATTAGTTCAAACGAAGAACTGGATGAAGTTTATCAGCTTGATCTTTAA
- a CDS encoding LETM1-related biofilm-associated protein, with translation MINPSAHGWIDKFFSEQKFSEAIPFETTDSFYYKVRETGFIYGHIIAIDSQVPIAIKGWFKTEISKVALLNTLYHVFCLEKRNSEPRNFINEVLKFYKQMNPEGFNLFKMLLPKDTPSLSLETIIDERVQTNDSIISKNFSHLVTNALLFIDVLAFRKYLEHGEIPEKYLKRIEETVLGIVGLALKTKTVKSQHDDLLIKLFEASIRYSKFSKVTVETLETLHLDYFKNKLEQYYLIDMAGMALWSDGVVENEESYFLYSLGSTMGVSDDFVTQSISTTNTFITTHKQKIPYFNYSNPVKHFYDQMTHSVMKLIVRNKNRLIKEIVQSKELMVLLAYSTTRDLDPKEKKKVKKQLLDICKTIPSLTIFLLPGGSLLLPILIKFIPTMLPSAFNENLDENE, from the coding sequence ATGATTAACCCATCAGCACACGGCTGGATAGATAAATTTTTTAGTGAGCAGAAGTTTTCAGAGGCAATCCCTTTTGAGACTACAGATTCGTTCTACTATAAAGTGAGGGAAACCGGCTTTATATACGGCCATATTATTGCAATTGATTCACAAGTTCCCATCGCTATAAAAGGCTGGTTTAAAACTGAAATCTCTAAAGTAGCTTTATTAAATACACTTTACCATGTATTTTGTTTAGAAAAAAGGAATTCCGAACCTAGAAACTTTATCAATGAAGTTTTAAAATTCTACAAACAGATGAATCCTGAAGGGTTTAATTTGTTTAAAATGTTACTCCCAAAAGATACGCCTTCTTTATCGCTAGAAACCATAATTGACGAAAGAGTTCAAACAAATGACAGTATCATCAGTAAAAACTTTTCGCATTTGGTAACCAATGCGCTTTTATTTATTGATGTTTTGGCCTTTAGAAAATATTTGGAGCACGGAGAAATTCCGGAAAAATATCTAAAACGTATTGAAGAAACCGTGTTGGGAATTGTAGGCTTGGCTTTAAAAACCAAAACTGTAAAATCGCAGCACGACGATTTATTAATTAAACTTTTCGAAGCTTCAATCCGATATTCGAAATTTTCGAAAGTTACGGTTGAAACCTTAGAAACATTGCACCTCGATTACTTCAAAAACAAATTAGAGCAATATTATTTAATTGATATGGCTGGAATGGCGCTTTGGAGCGATGGTGTTGTAGAAAACGAAGAATCGTACTTTTTATATTCACTGGGTTCAACAATGGGAGTTTCTGATGATTTTGTAACTCAAAGCATCAGTACAACCAACACATTTATTACCACTCATAAGCAGAAAATTCCGTATTTCAATTATTCAAATCCTGTAAAACATTTTTATGACCAGATGACGCACAGCGTTATGAAATTAATCGTAAGAAATAAAAACAGATTGATTAAAGAAATTGTTCAAAGTAAGGAATTAATGGTTTTACTGGCTTATTCAACAACTCGAGATCTTGATCCGAAAGAAAAAAAGAAAGTCAAAAAACAACTTTTGGATATTTGTAAAACCATACCATCATTAACAATTTTCCTGCTTCCGGGCGGAAGTTTATTACTGCCGATATTAATTAAGTTTATTCCAACTATGTTACCATCTGCCTTTAATGAAAATTTAGATGAAAACGAATAA
- a CDS encoding superoxide dismutase family protein, whose product MKKLIVSFAIISALIIGCKTNTKSNDAKTLTVALEPKSNSKVAGTATFTEKNGQVTFTAKVSGLEPGVHAIHIHEKADCSSADGSSAGGHWNPTFKKHGKWGVGEYHKGDIGNFTADAKGNGTITFTTDEWCIGCDDATKNVIGKGLIVHQGTDDFTTQPTGNAGGRVACAGIIK is encoded by the coding sequence ATGAAAAAATTAATCGTATCATTCGCTATAATTTCAGCCTTAATTATTGGTTGTAAAACAAATACAAAATCAAATGATGCTAAAACACTAACTGTAGCATTAGAACCAAAAAGTAATAGTAAAGTAGCCGGAACAGCGACTTTTACTGAAAAAAACGGACAAGTAACTTTTACTGCTAAAGTAAGCGGTTTAGAGCCGGGAGTTCACGCCATACACATTCACGAAAAAGCAGATTGCAGCTCGGCAGATGGAAGTTCTGCAGGCGGACACTGGAACCCAACTTTCAAAAAACACGGAAAATGGGGAGTTGGAGAATATCATAAAGGTGATATTGGAAACTTTACAGCTGATGCAAAAGGTAACGGAACAATCACTTTTACTACTGACGAATGGTGTATTGGTTGCGACGACGCTACTAAAAACGTAATCGGAAAAGGTTTAATCGTACACCAAGGAACAGATGATTTTACAACTCAACCGACTGGAAATGCTGGAGGACGAGTAGCTTGTGCAGGAATCATTAAATAA
- a CDS encoding META domain-containing protein, which yields MIAVSCNCTKNKKSNISQLEGSWELNYITGPKIAFDGLYPNKKPSINFDLKENRVSGNNSCNTYSGKLVLDGNKIDFTQPMMSTKMMCLDGQGEKIYMNTLQKVTSYDITDDGKTLNFISGDIAVMRFTRK from the coding sequence ATGATAGCAGTTTCCTGTAATTGTACTAAAAACAAAAAAAGTAATATTTCGCAATTAGAAGGAAGCTGGGAGCTTAATTATATCACCGGTCCAAAAATTGCTTTTGATGGTTTGTACCCAAATAAAAAACCAAGTATTAATTTCGATTTGAAAGAAAATCGAGTTTCTGGAAATAACAGCTGTAATACATATTCAGGGAAATTAGTTTTGGATGGAAACAAAATTGATTTTACACAGCCTATGATGTCTACCAAAATGATGTGTTTAGACGGGCAGGGAGAGAAGATTTATATGAATACACTTCAAAAAGTCACTTCATATGATATTACAGATGACGGCAAAACGCTCAATTTTATTTCGGGAGATATTGCAGTAATGAGATTTACAAGAAAATAA
- a CDS encoding DUF4251 domain-containing protein: MKTKIYIVMLISILSFSVYGQEKTKKELKAEKELKKQKEIEALIDAKNFVFEAQKLTPQGGRLINLDYGVYFLKFNEEKTTCDLPFFGRGFNVGYGSDGGIKFEGKPENLKIEKKKKSFILKTTVKGKDDVYDLMFTIFFDGGTSLSVNSNNRSPIFYDGEISAPKTDKK; the protein is encoded by the coding sequence ATGAAAACGAAGATATACATTGTAATGCTTATAAGTATTTTGAGTTTTTCGGTTTACGGACAGGAAAAAACAAAAAAAGAACTTAAAGCTGAAAAGGAGCTGAAAAAACAAAAAGAAATCGAAGCCCTAATTGATGCTAAGAATTTTGTTTTTGAAGCACAAAAATTGACACCACAGGGTGGAAGGTTGATTAATTTAGATTACGGAGTGTATTTTTTGAAATTTAATGAAGAAAAAACAACTTGTGATCTTCCTTTTTTCGGACGTGGATTTAATGTTGGTTATGGAAGTGACGGTGGAATTAAATTTGAAGGCAAACCTGAGAACCTTAAAATTGAAAAGAAAAAGAAGAGTTTTATATTGAAAACAACTGTAAAAGGAAAAGATGACGTTTATGATTTAATGTTCACGATTTTTTTTGATGGCGGAACTTCACTTTCAGTAAACAGCAACAACAGATCACCAATTTTTTATGATGGAGAAATAAGCGCTCCCAAAACAGATAAAAAGTAG
- a CDS encoding glycoside hydrolase family 18 protein has translation MKQINLFAFIFLCIFATNIHAQKNKKMDIIAYYTGDSKLIDEYEVNKLNQIIFSFCHLKDGKLSVDSAKDSITIKHLVSLKSKNPQLKIVLSLGGWGGCEPCSQAFSTAEGRLKFAKSVKEVSDYFKVDGLDLDWEYPAIEGLPGHLYQPVDKPNFTELIKILRSTLGKKYELSFAAGGFQKYLDESIDWHAIAPLVNRINIMSYDLVNGYSTVTGHHTPLYSTNPKEESTDRAVTYLLNQGVPAEKLIIGGAFYSRTWKNVENINNGLYQAGEHIQGVDFKNFASTYTEANGWKYFWDDKAKAPYWYNAQTKTFATSDDLKSIKAKTEYAKAKKLGGIMFWELTLDTFRDGMVNAIYEVKTAK, from the coding sequence ATGAAACAAATCAATTTATTCGCCTTTATCTTCTTGTGCATTTTTGCCACAAACATCCACGCACAGAAAAACAAAAAAATGGACATTATAGCTTACTATACAGGTGACTCGAAACTTATCGATGAATACGAAGTCAATAAATTGAATCAAATTATCTTTAGTTTTTGTCATTTAAAAGATGGAAAATTAAGCGTTGATTCGGCAAAGGATTCTATTACTATTAAACATTTAGTTTCACTTAAATCTAAAAATCCGCAGTTAAAAATTGTACTTTCCCTTGGCGGATGGGGAGGCTGCGAACCTTGCTCTCAAGCTTTCTCTACAGCCGAAGGAAGACTAAAATTTGCTAAATCAGTAAAAGAAGTAAGCGATTATTTTAAAGTTGACGGTTTAGATTTAGATTGGGAATATCCTGCCATCGAAGGTCTTCCTGGACATTTATACCAACCGGTTGACAAACCTAATTTTACTGAATTAATCAAAATTTTACGTTCTACTTTAGGAAAAAAATACGAACTAAGTTTTGCTGCCGGAGGTTTTCAAAAATATCTAGACGAATCAATTGACTGGCATGCAATAGCTCCTTTGGTAAATCGTATCAATATTATGAGTTACGATTTAGTAAACGGATATTCTACTGTTACTGGACACCACACGCCTTTATACAGCACAAACCCAAAAGAAGAATCTACAGACCGTGCGGTTACTTATTTATTAAATCAAGGAGTTCCTGCTGAAAAATTAATCATAGGAGGTGCATTTTATTCTAGAACTTGGAAAAATGTAGAAAACATCAACAATGGATTATATCAAGCGGGAGAACATATTCAAGGTGTTGATTTTAAAAACTTTGCCTCTACTTATACAGAAGCAAACGGATGGAAATATTTCTGGGATGACAAAGCAAAAGCACCATACTGGTATAATGCACAAACTAAAACATTTGCAACTTCTGACGATCTTAAATCTATTAAAGCTAAAACTGAATATGCAAAAGCTAAAAAACTTGGCGGTATTATGTTTTGGGAATTGACTTTAGACACTTTTAGAGACGGAATGGTAAATGCCATCTATGAAGTAAAAACAGCTAAATAA